The genomic segment TAAACATGAAACTTTTCCCCTTCTGAAGTCAAAGATATACTTTTCCCTAATCTTTCAAACAAATTAACACCTAATTCTTTTTCCAACAGTTGTATCTGAGCAGTGATAGCAGATTGCGAATATCCTAGCTCAAATGCTGCTTTGGTAAAATTACTCAGTTTAGCTACGGTAATAAATGCATTTAATTGACGAAATTCCATTTCTATATCCCCCAAAAATCAATCATTTATTTTGATTGTTACAATTTAAACTATTGATTTCACTAATTATTAGTAGCATGATATCATATTGTTACTATCTTTTCAAATTTAATCATTAAGGAGGTAAGCTATGTTCAATTTATCTGCACTTTTATCTTATGTTCTTGTTTCAACTTTTACGCCTGGTCCAAATAATATTATGTCTATGACAAATGGTACTAACTTTGGATATAAAAAAACATTTAAATTTGTTCTAGGTGCTACAACTGGTATGGCTTTGATTATGTTATTGTGTGGTTATCTTAACCTATTTTTATTTAAACTTCTTCCCAACATAAAGTTGTCTATGGAAGTATTTAGTTCGGCATACATAATATATTTAGCTATCAAGATACTCAAAAGTAATTCTAACCCAAATGCAATTAATGATTACAGCATCAACACATTTAAATCTGGAATGCTTATGCAATTCATGAATCCTAAAACAATACTTTATGGTATAACGGTAACTTCAATTTTTATAATCCCCTACTATAAATCGAGCATAATATTATGCTTATTTGCTATATTCCTCTCATTAGTAGGATTTATATCGATGTCCTGCTGGACTCTTTTTGGTGCATTATTTCAAAAAATTCTTAGCCGTCATAGAAAGTTATTTAATATTGTTATGGCATCTCTCCTAATATATTGTGCATTATCAGTTCCCGATTTTAAACTTCTAATTCATTTATCTGATGTCTAGACGGGGTACCCCTTTGAATTATTAAAATGTGCATTGAAAAATGGTATAGCTTTTATTTCAGGCGAAGCATTTTTCCCAAATGGTGGTCATAAAAATACCTTACGCCTGAACTACACAAATATTAATGAAGAGAAAATAAGAGAAGGAATTATGATTCACTGTATCCATTAATAAGTGATACTCCATTTTCCTTACTCTCTTATTATATTTAGGCACAATCAAATAAATAACAAGTCCATTCGCCAGTGTCTTTTTTATTGACAAAGTAAACTATACTAAATTTTTATAGTCAGCTAGCTTACCTTCAAAATTGATAACTTGACCATTGTGATTTTTTTCATCCAAAGCTAAACCTACAATCCATTCTGCAGCTTCTTCAGGCATTTTTACACCCTTTCCTGTTGTATGATTATTCAAATCAGTTGAAACGGCACCGGGCATCACTGCAAATATCTGTACCGGAAGAGCACTCTCATCAATGCTAATTCCCCAAGACTTTGTCATTATATTAAGTGGTGCTTTTCCAGTTAGGTATGCAAAAGGGTTCATATTAGGAAATGGCATTGGTTCAATTGGAATTGAAACATTGACTATTTTGCCATGGTTCTCTATAAGAATGGGTAATAATCCTTTCGACAGCTCAAATGGACCAAGAAAATCTACTGTATAAGTTTCTAAAAGCTCTTCTTTTGTAAATTCCCAGCTAGGGCGTTTAATAAGTGGTCCAGATATGCCTGCATTATTAACCAATAAATTAAGCTTTTTATATTCATTTGAAACTCGCTGTACTGCCTCTTTTATACTTTCACTATTTGAATAATCTATTTTTATTAAATCAACAGGACCATACTTAGCAAGTTCTGTTATTGCATTCTTGCCACGGCCTTCATCTCGAGCACCAACTAAAACGTGATATCCTTCTTTTAATAATTTTTTAGAAATTTCAAAACCTATTCCTTTGTTGGCACCAGTAACTAATGCTGTTTTCATAGTAAGCATCTCCTTTTTTTAACTTGTGTTTCTTTAGTATGGTTCTAATATTAATGTATAATCGCTTGATTCGGAAGTTCAAATAGGTTAGCATGGTATTAACTAAAAGTTTATGCAAAAAGGAGATTCTTTAAATGAATGAACAATTGAATGCTTTTATTCAGGTAGCAGAGTCTGGTAGCTTTTCCAAGGCTGCTGAAAAACTATTTGTTTCCCCAACGGCTGTGATGAAACAGATTAATTCCCTTGAGAAGAAAGTGGGTGTACCTCTTTTCATCCGCACAAACCATGGTGTTGAACTGACTGATGCAGGAAAATCCTTCAATAAGGATGCGGAATTTATTTTGCAGTATTTTCAAGAAGCACTACTGCGTACACGTAATACAACGCATGTAGATAAGCATATTATTCGGGTTGGGACCTCTATACTTAATCCCTGTAAGGTTTTACTGGATCTTTGGAATGAAATCAGTAATCAACATCCCCAGTTCGAAATAAAAATCGTCCCTTTTGAGGATGATGCATATACATTACCAAACACTTATCGTAACATTGGCAAACATTTTGATTTCATAGTAGGACCATTCCTAACAGAAAATTGGAATGATTATTCTCATACACTTAAGCTAGGAACTTACCGTTTTTGCTTTGCTGTATCTCGCAAACATCGGCTTGCTTCTAAGAAAAAACTTTCTATAACAGATTTGTATGGAGAAAAGTTGGTTGTAATGAAAGGTGGAACTAGTGCATCCATTGATGAAATCAGTGAATTTTTCATAAAGAACCATCCTGAAATTCATATTAAAAGTGTTCCTCGTCTTTATGATATTGATGTATTCAATCGCTGCGGGCAAAATAACCTTATCCTCTTAACATTAGATGCCTGGTCAGATATTCATCCCTCCTTAGTGACCATCCCTAGCGATTTGGATTTCACTATACCTTATGGCTTGTTCTACCCCTTAAATCCATCCAAGGATGTGATTGAGTTTTTAGAAATAATAAAAGAAATGCAAACTAATCATTAATTTTAAACAATACTGCCTTCTAATGTATTGCTGATAGTTCCGATATTTTAGTGTCTTAAAGCATTTTTTCTTAGCATAGTAATCTTACATATTTTTTACAATAGAAAAAGCCTTAATCACTGTTTTACTGGTAATTAAGGCTTCTTGTCCAATCACATAATCTTTTAAATTTTGTGGTGTTAGTTCTACTTGAATTATTAGCGAGATAGCAAAATCATTACTACAAATTATCAAGGGATTTGTATAAGTTCCCCCATTACTACATACCATCTTATCAACATATTCAGCAATAACACCTGAGAATCAATGTAATTCTTATACTTTTTTTCTTCAAGTTCTTTCTCTTTTTCTACGACTATGATATCCCCTCACCCATCTTCATATTTATTTCTGTATCGCCCATATTTATTGTCTAGTTTCTGTAATATATCTTGAATAATTTCTTGAAGCTCCTTGAAAATAAAAATGCTCTTACCATATTTCTAAGGTAAGAGTTTTCAATAGAATAATATATACATTTTCTATCATTTCAAAGAAAATCCCGTTATTTATGATACGGTTCACCGTAACGGACATAAAGGAGACTTTTCTATATTGCATATGTGCATAATTTACATTTTAGTGCTTGAGTTAACCAACCAATTTTCAACTCTTGCAAGTAGTGCTTCTCTTAACTCTGGTCTATCATCTCCTGCAAGATCTTGATCTATTTCATATCCATCACTGCCAATTACTTTAGATAAATTTGCATAACTGTCACGAGAGTTAGGATTAGGTTTCATATCTTCAGGTGAAGCAGGGATTAAGCAATCTTTCTCATAGATTGCTTCCATTGAAGCAATCTTCCAGTGTGAGTCTTCTTTTACTATTGTATATACAAGCCTAACATATGAAGTAAGGTCCATTTTAACACCATTTATTTCTTTCCTTGTCTGTATAGAGGCCATGCATACCGCTGCTGCCTTTCCATCATTTAACCACACCAAAGTATTATTAAGTTTGTGAGGAGCTACAGTCTTCATCTTACTAGATGCATTAACAAAACCATGTCCATCTCCTTTATACCATGAAACAGTGACGGTGGAATCCTTAGTATAACATTCGTGCATTTGATCCCAAAGAGCATTGTCACGGCAGAATCTTTCAAACTCAATTAATTCCCTTACTGCAAATTTGTCTAACATTACATTTACTGTAGAAGTTTCTAACTTCTCAAATAACATATCAGTTCCCTCATTTCTTATAATAATTATCATCTATAAAGGATTATTTAATAATCTCTTCTCCACCAATCCAAACCTGTTTAATGTTTTTTATGTCATTAATATTTACAGTCGGATCACCTTCTATCAAAAGAAGATCTGCTCTATAGCCAGTCTTAATAATTCCTCTATCATTCATGCCAAAATACTTTGCTGGCATACTTGTTGCACTTTGTAATGCTTGAATAGGAGTAAAACCAGCATCAACCATTAGTCCAAGTTCATTAATAAGTGAAACCCCATAGGGTGCAGAATATGGAGTTGTTGGGTCGTCAGTGTTAGAATCACTTCCAGCTATAATTGTCACATCAGCTTTATAAATTCTTGCAACTGCTTCCTTAACATAATCATAATTCAATGGCGCGTTGGGATTAAACTTTTTAATTGATTCAACAATTCCTTTCATTGTTACCATAGTAGGAACTGACACAGTGCCGTTTTTTTTCATCAACTGAATAACCTCTTCTGTTAAAGGTTCAGCAAAGGGAATATGTGTTACCACATCCACTCCTCCTTCTATTGCAGCTTTAAAAGCATTAGAAGAAGTTACATGTGCAATGACTTTTTTATCATAAATGTGAGCCTTTGCCACAATGGCAGTAAGAATTTCCGGTGGAAATAATGTATCTTTAACACTTACACCTTGGCCTTCTATAATAACTTTAATGTAATCTGCACCATATGATATCTGTTCGTTAACAAAACGCTCCGCATCATCTGCACTTGTTACAAAAGCAGAATCAGGGTAATTCATTTTAGCTGGGACTTGGCTTCCTTGAGCGAAACCTGGACTATAACTGCTTCTTATATCAGGTAAACCAGGTAAGTTTTTCAGTCTATGAACTACTTCCGGCGAACGTGTCCCCATATCCATCATAGTTGTAACACCATATCTTGAGGCTTCCTCTAGGTTCTTAATTTGATATAAATGAATGTGGGCATCTATGAGCCCTGGAAGCAAAGTGCATCCATTTCCATCAATTTCAATATCTCCATCTGTTTTATCAGTAATATATCCGTTTTCGATTACCACTTTATCCTCATCTATACACTCAATACCATTGAAAATTTTTATATTTTTTATTAGAGTAGTAGACATTTTTAGTACCTCCTATAAAATAGCAATATTTTTAAGGCTAACACTATTAAATTTAACCTTTTTATTAATACTGGATAATCACCTGCAGTATAATTTTCAGTATTTTTCATTAACTCATTATGCTCAAGCACAATACACTTCAGATAGCTGTCTTGCCTTACATTTCTGATTATAATATAATGTAAGAGCCCATACAATGTACTCAAATTTGAATTTTATCTCGTATTAAAGCTATAAATTGTGCTAAAGCACAATTAAAATATTAGGAGGTTTCCATGAAAAAAAACTTCGATATAAATGATCTAAACGAAATAGATATAAAGCTTGCACTTTACATGCAAGATCTTTTTGATGGATTTTGTTCTAACAAAGGACTTCAATATCTTATAGATAAGGCAAGGGAAAAGTTTGCAAGACCATTGATATTAATTGATACAAGCGGAAAGCTCTTGGCAGGTTCTTATGATGCAGAAAATGTTTTTCAATTTGTTCAAGGTGAAAATAAAAATCTTTACCTAACAGAAGACACTTTATCACAAATATGTTCAGATAAAACAGATGATAATATCGAAAAAGAGAACACTTCAAAACGAAACCTAATATCTTCTATAAAAATTGACACCATAGAGATTGGTAAATTTGTTGTTTACGAAAACAGCATTCCCTTTCAAGATATTGATTTCATGCTAATAGACAA from the Clostridium beijerinckii genome contains:
- a CDS encoding LysE family transporter yields the protein MFNLSALLSYVLVSTFTPGPNNIMSMTNGTNFGYKKTFKFVLGATTGMALIMLLCGYLNLFLFKLLPNIKLSMEVFSSAYIIYLAIKILKSNSNPNAINDYSINTFKSGMLMQFMNPKTILYGITVTSIFIIPYYKSSIILCLFAIFLSLVGFISMSCWTLFGALFQKILSRHRKLFNIVMASLLIYCALSVPDFKLLIHLSDV
- a CDS encoding SDR family NAD(P)-dependent oxidoreductase encodes the protein MKTALVTGANKGIGFEISKKLLKEGYHVLVGARDEGRGKNAITELAKYGPVDLIKIDYSNSESIKEAVQRVSNEYKKLNLLVNNAGISGPLIKRPSWEFTKEELLETYTVDFLGPFELSKGLLPILIENHGKIVNVSIPIEPMPFPNMNPFAYLTGKAPLNIMTKSWGISIDESALPVQIFAVMPGAVSTDLNNHTTGKGVKMPEEAAEWIVGLALDEKNHNGQVINFEGKLADYKNLV
- a CDS encoding LysR family transcriptional regulator, with the translated sequence MNEQLNAFIQVAESGSFSKAAEKLFVSPTAVMKQINSLEKKVGVPLFIRTNHGVELTDAGKSFNKDAEFILQYFQEALLRTRNTTHVDKHIIRVGTSILNPCKVLLDLWNEISNQHPQFEIKIVPFEDDAYTLPNTYRNIGKHFDFIVGPFLTENWNDYSHTLKLGTYRFCFAVSRKHRLASKKKLSITDLYGEKLVVMKGGTSASIDEISEFFIKNHPEIHIKSVPRLYDIDVFNRCGQNNLILLTLDAWSDIHPSLVTIPSDLDFTIPYGLFYPLNPSKDVIEFLEIIKEMQTNH
- a CDS encoding nuclear transport factor 2 family protein — encoded protein: MLFEKLETSTVNVMLDKFAVRELIEFERFCRDNALWDQMHECYTKDSTVTVSWYKGDGHGFVNASSKMKTVAPHKLNNTLVWLNDGKAAAVCMASIQTRKEINGVKMDLTSYVRLVYTIVKEDSHWKIASMEAIYEKDCLIPASPEDMKPNPNSRDSYANLSKVIGSDGYEIDQDLAGDDRPELREALLARVENWLVNSSTKM
- a CDS encoding amidohydrolase family protein, whose protein sequence is MSTTLIKNIKIFNGIECIDEDKVVIENGYITDKTDGDIEIDGNGCTLLPGLIDAHIHLYQIKNLEEASRYGVTTMMDMGTRSPEVVHRLKNLPGLPDIRSSYSPGFAQGSQVPAKMNYPDSAFVTSADDAERFVNEQISYGADYIKVIIEGQGVSVKDTLFPPEILTAIVAKAHIYDKKVIAHVTSSNAFKAAIEGGVDVVTHIPFAEPLTEEVIQLMKKNGTVSVPTMVTMKGIVESIKKFNPNAPLNYDYVKEAVARIYKADVTIIAGSDSNTDDPTTPYSAPYGVSLINELGLMVDAGFTPIQALQSATSMPAKYFGMNDRGIIKTGYRADLLLIEGDPTVNINDIKNIKQVWIGGEEIIK